CTGGATGTGGTTTTACATTGTTTATAACTTGCAGAGGATGAACATTttcaaaggaaattaatttcttcttcagctCATAGGGTTGACAATTTTAAATACAATACATTGACAAAATATGTATCTTCTATATATGAATCTAAACCttataaattataataaaagttATTGTGGTAAGCAGGAAAAACACAGTCCCATAAGCTATATGCCAGCAATTGATATGAAGTCGCATCTtaggatttaattttttccttttaaataaaatcattGCAAGGCAACAACTTTCGAACTAAGGCAGAGTCCCTCTTGATCATGGAGAGCTGACTAGTTGCGTGATAAGATCTTTCCTCCTAAAATTTCCTCCGGGATTTTAACGCACAcagaagaaaggggaaaaaaataataaggaaaaaaaaaagaagaagaaaagagataAGCTCTCATTCCTTTTCCTGGAAATCGGAGAAGCAGATGTTCGCGCCTCCCTCAAGCCCgccctggccccgcccccttccctggccccgcccccggcccgtTGGCGGTTGCTGGCGGCCGTTGCCGGCGCGCGCCAGGCGGGGGCGctgcggcgggggcggcgcggggcgggcgcgcgCGGAGGCCGCTCTGGCCGGCGCTCGGTGCCCGCCGTGCCCGCGGAGGGAGGGCCCTCGCCCGGCGAGTGGCCAATCCGGGCGGGCGCTGGCGGCGAGCAGGGGCAGAATGGGCTGTAGTTGAGCGAAATAGGGAAAGCGGCGAACAGTGTGGAGCGTTCCCGGTGTAAATAAAAGGGGGGGGgcgaagaaaaaaaaaaaaaaaaaaagtttgtggAAGTCGCCGCCCTGCAGCCTCGCTCGGGCAGCGGCGCGGGGGCTTGTGCGGTGCGGGAGCCCGGCACGGAGGACTTCAGTGCGCGGCGTTAACACGCTCTGCCtattgtttgtgtttttttccaaaatatggCAAAGGTTCAGGTGAACAATGTAGTGGTGTTGGATAATCCTTCTCCTTTCTACAATCCTTTCCAGTTCGAAATCACATTCGAGTGCATAGAGGACCTGTCTGAAGGTGAGTAGAATTTTTCTCCCCGATACGGATTTTGCAACCCCGGGCTCTGAGCTCGGGGCATTTAAGGCTTAAACTTTGCACAGGCCTGCGCCTACAATTTAACAGTCTCTCCACCTCGGCCGCATCGCCGAGGTGGATGTGCCGGCCGGGCGAGGGGATGTGCCGCTCCCGCCGAGCCCGGCGCCGGGGAAAGTTGGCGGTGTCCGCCCGCTCTGGGCGCCGAGCCGGGCCCGCCGCCTCTCCCCGCCATCGGCGAGGCGGCGAGCTGCCTCAAGTTGCGAGGAACTTGTTAGAGTGGAGGTAGCCATGTTGCCAGCTTTGTGTGTGCGTGGGGGGAGCGAGCGGGAGACAGGAGGGTTGAACCGGGCTCGGCGGCCGCGCATCCCCGCGGGCACACGGGATGCTGCGTGTTTAGCCCCGGCGGTACTCGGAGCGCGGAAAACGCTCCGCGGGGATGCGTTTCAATGGCCTCGTGTAATCCATtttaatactaaaaaaaaaaaaaaaaaaaaaaaaaaaaattaaaaaaaatcacggTGGGAGGCAGGGGCGGGCTGACTTGCCCAGCATGccggcagcaggcagccgcGGAAGGTGCGCGGGGTCGGGGACACGGCTCGGAGGGGAGCGCTGGCTGCGGGAGCCCCCTCCGGGGGGGAGGGGGCCGCCCGCCTGCCACTATTTTTGGAAGTCACTCGAAAGTTACCGGCAGCCGCCAGCGGGTGGGGGATGGCCCCGGCCTTGCCGCCCCACGGGGACCCCGGTCCTGAGCCGGGGCTGCCGCCGCGCTCCCGCCTTTCGCCCGAGTCGGGCGGGCCGCGAGCCGCCCTCGCCCCGGCCGCGCTCCGCAGCGCCGCCCCCCGGGCGGCCGCGGGACGCGCCCCGAGAGGCCGCGCGTCGCCCCGCGGGCGGGAGTTTCGAACGGCTCGGGGCGGGGGAGGGAACGCGGGCGCTGGCGCCCGCCGGCGGGCCGGGGAGCGGCTACTGCCccgggagcaggaggaggccGCCCGGCCGGGCTGCCTGTGAGCGGGAGAGGACACTGCCTGGCCGGCACTCGGCGGAGCCCAGCGCCGCCTGCTCGCCAGAGAGCTCCGCGGGCGGAGGGGCgagggcagggctgaggagaGGGGGAGTTGCGCGCTGTCCTGGCTAAGGTGTCCTGGCAGGCTCGCTATCGCCGCGGTTTAAGTCGCCTCACCCcgcctgcctctgcagcagcgCGTACTCGTGCGTGCCGGCGGGATGGTGACAGcgcgggcagggagggagggacggCCGCCGTGGCGGGAACTTCAGAGGAAGTCTCGCCCGAGCCAGGGTTTCCTCTAGGCCTCCGCAGCACGTCTCCTGCCTTCTTGCAACTGACCGACGCAGCCGCTGGAGCTGTGCTCCGTGCCCCGGTCAGCCTGCCCCATCCGAGGGGCGGGCAGCATTGCACTCCCTCCGTGGCTACTGCTATGGCAGGTGGCAGTGCCCGTGACAAGGGCTCTGTAAAATACGTTAGGCTTTTCCTTTCCATTGTGCACAGCTGTATGTGATGTGCTTTCTCACGCTCAGGATTTATGTTAAAAGTTAATCCTGGACACTTGTAATGAGAAGAATTATAGAAGGTCCAATACAGAATTCTCAGCTCCCTTCCCTCACCAACATGCAAGTTAAGACTACAGGATAAATtaaggatgagcactgctgtctttcacatttaaaaataagattaaaCACAGCCGTTGTATACTTGATAAAAAGTCATTGCCTCAGCTTTCCTGTGTAATACATGTGTTTACTGTGCTGTTTTCAGCCCATGCTCAGCAACACTGATGCTAAAATTAAATCCATAAACTCCAGCCCTCTTTCTTAAAGTGGATATTCTATATCAACCTACtcaaataacatttaaaatttatttttaaaaagtttaggTTTAGTACTAAATACTGTGAGTTGTTTAGGACAAGTTTTATACTGTTCTCCTAGAATAATGGCACAGGATGGTGTGATAGTGTTAAGCAGTTTAGCCTAGAAGTCCTCACTTCTTGTAAGTACTAATTTGTCCTCAGATGCAGACGAGAAAGTTTCTTAATTATCCTGGATGAGTACCCTGCAATACTGGCAACAGCTAGTACTTCATGCTTAAAAGGTAAATAAAACCTCTGATACAATATCTAGGAAACTGCTGTGTTGTACAGAGGAGTAAGATCCCTTCCCAGGCCCTGTTTATTATGATAGTAAAACCTGCACTAATGGTAAACAAAGTAAGCAAGGAGAATTCACTAATGAGGAAAGAGCGTTGCAATCTTAAAGCAGTCAAGTTCTGTTTCAagtgctaattttttttttctgtgcttaaaTTCCATTCCTGCATCCAGAAACCATGAGGCAGACCTTTGGATTTGCAAGTGTACTGATCAAGTTAATGTAATAGCTTACAGGTTTGTGCTTTTGCAAAGGCCATCAGGGCACTGTTcacaaggggggaaaaaagaaatacacCATGTAAGTTTTAAGGTACAGTTCTGAAACAACAGCTTAATTAAGAAGTGTTAGTTATAGTTTTTTGTAATGGTGgtctcattttttccccctcttgcTTTAATAACCCCAAAATCTGTCTTGCAAGACTAGTTTTACTGTTTTTTGAATTAAAAAGGGAAGGTGAAAAGCTGACCCAGGAAGAGCTAATTTGGGTTCATTTGCAGTTTCAACTTTAAAACATCTGTGGGGAAGAGACTGAGTTAGAAAACACTGAATTGTAATAAGTGTTGGGGTTTAGTGCATGGCTTTAAGAAGCAAAATTCtacactgactttttttttctttttattggtcTATAATTCCATTTCAGGGTGTAGATAAGATCCAAGCATCACTATCTTTAAGAATATGGTCTAGTCATGCTGTCACAACTTTATGTACTTTCCAGGTAACACAAATGACATATAAAGGAATGGGGGCATACAGTTAGTATGCCTGGAGCTTACTCAGTAGGTGTCTTACTCAATTAACTACTTTCCATGATCTGTGTAATTTAAGCTGTGAGGTGTGTATGTGCAAGGTGGGAATTTTAGTTTTGGGAGGTTAGTCTGTATTCAAGGATGTAATGATTTATAGGCATCGTCCTTCTGCTGCAGCCATTCTGACAGACTTTGAGAAGATGCTCAACACAGCTCCCAATTACTGAAAGGGCCCTACTTTCTGtataaattttgaaaattaacCTAACTGTGAAAATAGAGGGATTCCTGTGATACAGCTGACTAGAGAGAGAAAGTGGGATGATCTGGTTCGTGAGCACAGGGTCAGGCATCAGTAAATTTTTCTGATGAAGATGGGTCCTTGTTATTTTAGGCTCATGGCCAAATAGGTCATTTTAGGCTATGCAAAACTGTAGATGGGCAAGAGTGGAAGACCCCCCCTAACTGTAATGATAAGTAAAtgttgtggttttttctttcttttctttttttatgtagatttggaatggaaaataatttatgtgGGTTCAGCTGAAAGTGAAGAGTATGATCAGGTGTTAGACTCTGTTTTAGTTGGACCTGTTCCTGCAGGCAGACACATGTTTGTATTTCAGGTAAGTTTGATTTAACCCTTTCTAAAAGTTGTGTTAATTTGATTAGGGATAACCGTATCAAACTAAGAGGCACTTGAAAAATAATGGTAAAAAATATTGCAGTGAGCCCCTCAGGTATAATATACCTTCCTTTAAAGTCTGTTCTTGAGCATGTACTTCTTGCCCCGGTATTTCTTggttatattttttatttgtggTATCAATAATAACTGATTAAAGCACAGTTCCCATAGCTGCTGATAATTTTAACCAGTCTGGTTCATAATCAACAGTACTGGTTTACGCCAGCACCATCAGGCTCACCTcttctgctgctggtggcagttTCAGACAATCAGGAGCACTAGGTTAATGTAGACAACACCTTCAGAGGATCAGGCCAACAAATTGTAAAACTCAGCCAGAATAATCAAGACATTTGTTTCCGTTTGGCAGAACATGGTCAACTATGATGTTTGGCCAAGCATGCTAAATCATAAAAAAATACACTGATTTCTACAATAAAGATAGAAATTCAGTGGTAAATGGGAGGTATTTAAGACACTAGTGTGTAGGTCAAGACAAAAAGTCTAGAACATGTGACAGTCCTATAAATACTGCTGTTAATGTCAAAAGTTAATAAGGAataacaaaggaaaagaaaacagggaAAGAGCAACACTAAGATGGCTTACTGGCCTAGActtgtttctgttttaattcTGTGAGAAACGGGGGAAAACCTGAAGTGGACTTGCCTGAATTCTTACAGAAGCTTTCTTTTGTTTGGGATAACTTCTTTTGTGGTGGtggggtgtttttgtttgtttatttattcaaaactatAGTTTGTATTAAAATGAACACATTTTCTCTATGAAATACTAGATTATTTTTTGTTAACTGACAGCATAATCCATTGGATAAAAAGTCAGATAGAAACTGATTATGTCTTATTGTATAAGAGCACTGCTAGTTTCCCAAATACTGTAAATTCACTTAACTAATGGCAAATGCATGCTGAAGTATGAGCATTGAAGAACCCCAAAGTGCTAATGAAGTGCTAACTCCCTTATTTCTCATGGTTACTGCAACTGGTTTGAAATAATACCAACATTTGTGAGGAAATCCTGATAATCACGTAAGTTCCAGGAAAGGTAGTTTATTTGGcattttgggggtggtttttttgttttctattctgagcctttttgttttgttttttttccttaaagaacAGGCTTAAGGAATAGGATTAGACTGGAGGTTGCAGCATTTATCAATCACATACACCCTAATCAGTGTTGAAAcatttctgtttggttttggagCCAGGCCTAATTTTTCCACACTACAAATAAAGCAGATGTGTAACAAATGCATCATTTATTAACAGTTTTTCCATTATCAAGCCATTATAGCTTATGTCATTAATTGGTCAGAAATAGGTGATCCTCTATTGCTCTCAGAGGGGCTGCCTTGTTTTTTTATGGTGGAAAATCAGCTGGCATTTACATTTCTAATTTGAAGATGCACTGTTCTCAATCAAAGGTCTGAAGATTCCATGGTGATGGGAAGGAGCAAGAAGCAGGTGCCTAAAATGGCACGTTTTGGCTGCATGATTAGGCAGGTCTCAAATTAAATTTACTAGTCTTGCAGTTTCTGTGTAATGGACTCAGCAATTGTATCATGGTTATAAATTACACTGCAGCTAAATGAGGAGGAGATGGGTAGAGATTTTGCTTAGATTGGAGTAGGTACTGTAAGATTCCATCagttaaaatatactttttatttctcatggAAGTACAGTTGAGTCTGATTATATTACGCTTCAAAGGCTCTGGATTTCAGGTGAGGGTAGGACTCAGCACATGTGTACACAGGaaaccaccaaaacccaaaGTGCTGCAAGAAGCCTTTGCTAATGGCTGAAGCCATTTTATTCACTAAGctgaagcagcctgggataCAGAGAAAACAAGCAAGGGAAGGCAAGAATAGGGCAAAGTACAGGACTGCAGGAGGCATGTGACACAAAGAAAAGAGATTGTGTTGATGGGGAATAGCATAAGGAAAGGACCTCTGCAGAGGAGTATAAAATTTTCTGATAATCTGTTGTAGATTTTTCTAGATAGGAAAATGGCTGAAATAGCAACTAAAATGGAGTACCACACAGATAGATTACCAAGGATGATAAAAATGCCTTAGATGAAAAAAAGATGTGAAACAGGTTGGGAATTCAGCCTTACAGAAAGATGGACAATTATTGTGCTTTTCAGACTTacaaaagcagctttttgttttaaaactgcAAAACGTTACCTTTATAAGGGTTTCAATAGTAAAGGCTCACAGCTTGGCCTGTTTGTTTCTAAATCCCAAGATACACATAGTGAAACCTGATTCCTTCTCAATTCTCTTGGGAATTTGtaataaaatcacaaaaactTTTTTGAGCATATAAGTacataaataatttattgtCCTTAAGTGCACATATAACCTTTGCTACCTACTCTGCAGCAGTAGTTATGAGAATAAATACCATGTAGAAAAACATAATTCAAGGCAATATACGGGCTGATTTCATAAATTTCTTAAGTAATTCATAGCATAAGTGGCATATTAAGACAGTGATTTTTGTGCAAAAATTAATCTACTGCCTCTGCCCACCAAAATATCTGTTTGCCAGTAATATGCTTATTTATCATTTGGTCATACCAAGCTCTTCTTTTTTCTGCCATCTGTGTCTGATCTTTGGTTCCTGAGTAATTAACAGGTTTGACAAAACCGGGAATTTGAAAATTTGAGAAAGAGTAAACAGTATTCAGTGTCTTTTTCATGCAGCAAAACAATGCTTGAGAGATAAGTAGGATTAGAACAGAGTATTTCCTTGGGTTCAGAACTGTGTCATAGGATATTACAAGACAGAAAATGACAGTGGGAACCTGGAAGACGAAGATTCTACATTAGAATGTGAGTTGAGTTTAATGGGGAGTTAAACAGAATATGGTTCTTCTGTTGCCCATTACTGTGGAATTTACAGTGATCAGATAGTTTTGGGCACTGTTAGAACAAGACTGCTGAGTTAAAGTAATGATTTAATCTGTATTGGCAGTTCTTGTGATTTCCTCAAGcttctgcattttttctgtttcttggcCATCTTTTCCATTCTCCTATGCTAGTTGTAAGCAATTCAGTCATTTTCTATTTCCTTCAGGGCTGGAGGAAGAGGAGTTCTACCTGATTGCCTGGTTTCTTCTCCTCCCTTGGGTGTATTTCTACCTGAGAGGTGTGACTCATCTAATTCTTCTGCAAAGTGCCTATAGCTTCTCACAAAAAGATAGGCTGGTTTGGAGGCTTAGAATTGAAGTAGCAAAGAGTAGATGCCAATGCTGcatgagcagcagctcccaaatTTCACCATGCTGAAGCATATAGATACTACAGAAAAGTATGAACAAGAGGGACAACAGGAATTAATTCCATTCATCCTCTGTCATTAGGCAAGGTTTGTTACACCCAAACCATCTGAACACACATTACTAATAGCAGCTTGTTCTCACAACATGGGTGTTCACTTTTGACTTCAGATCTTCCTGTGGAATTTTAAATATGAAACTGTTTTACTATGCCTGGATTGCTGTTACTTTAAATCCTGCAGCAGAATCAGGCATCACATTTTATCAATAAATGTGGTAGTTAGGAGGCATTTGAAGGGACTGATGTGAGCCACATTTTATGAGTCAAATTTTATTGATAAGTAACTGCAGAGCCATGGTAAGTAAGGACACTGAGGAAGATTGTATCAGTTGCATATTTATTAGGTTTGCATACTGGTAGAGAATGGTCAGGTGTCTTGGAGAGATGATGCAGTTAACTGCATGAATTTTAATGAACATAGGTATTAGGAATGAAGCCAGAGAAAGTACTTAATTTCTTCCCTAGAAGTCTGTGAAACAGCTCAAACATTACCATAGCCCATCCCTTTTCATGCTGAAGTATAATTTGCAGTCTGTAGTTTTAAGGATATAGTCTTGTTAAGAGCACACATACAGACCAATTCAACCTTGAGGGTGTATGAGAAAATAATCTTGCTCTACTAGATTACCAAGATGGATTGGAGAAGTGTGGCACTGTAGAACTGGAGTGATGTTGGTACCCCTGTGTGAACAATGGTTCAGCTGATCATATATTTAAAAGGAGTTTTGGGTCAAACTTGGCCAGTTGCCCATGAGAAATGTCACCAACCAATTTTCCTGTATTCCAATTCTGTTGTTAGAGGATGATGTTCTAAATCTGGGATTGATGTTGTGAAAGTAGTATCTTTTCTGATTAACTTGAACAGTTTAAAATATAGTCACTACTTAGTGAAACAAACTACTTGAGATTCCCCTGCTAGGTAGGCATGTGATATCAATTTTAATTTATCTTTCCCTTTCACATTTAGGCTGATGCACCTAACCCAGGGCTTATTCCAGATGCAGATGCAGTAGGTGTAACAGTTGTGCTAATTACATGCACGTACCGAGGTCAAGAATTTATTAGAGTCGGCTACTATGTAAACAATGAATATACTGAAACAGAACTGAGAGAGAATCCACCGGTAAAGCCAGATTTTTCTAAGGTAAGGCATGTTTTGTTTTAGTCATGTATCAGAGGTATGCTTatagaaaaaggtttttaagaaacaaacccaaactCCAAGTGGTTTTGTTAAGTGCATGGAATGAGGCatgaaataatggaaaataCGTGGGGGAACAGACTGCAAGTGCCATGTAGTTGTCATAAATTTAGGTAATACTGAGAAACCATCAAAAATTTCCACCATCCTGAAGACTTGGCTGTACTTTCACATTGACTGTGAAATAAACCATTGGATGTATTCCTACCTGCTCCACTGTTTACAAAATGGCTCTgttcttcagaaaaacagaatgTTTTTTCTAAGCCCATCAACGTGGAACTAAGTTGTAGATATTAATTTACTACAGTTGTTTCTGCAAAACTTTAACAAACAAACTGAGGAACAAATTAGGTGTAAAATGAGAGAACATGGGTAACCTGGTTGGATGATTATCTGACAAATGTCCAATTTGACAAAGGAAGTATACAGATAAAGTTATAAAAAAAATGTCCTTCATGGTAATAATTAAACAAGGACTAGAATTAAAAGATGAAATGAAATAGTATGTTTTTCTGTGCTTAACTTTTTCAGTGATCGTATActaaaaaattactgaaaactACAGTGAAGGTTGAGGATTCTTAAACTTTGGATATGCCAATATTTGCCAATGCCAAAATGGTGACTCTCTTTAAGCACTTGAATTTAGAATGCCTAGAACTACTTATCTTCATTCTCTGTTTATATAAAAGGCTAGCTTTGCTGCTATGGAAGAGAACAGCAAAAGTGATCATACGTTTGTATATGtgacttggggaaaaaatggaaatgcacAAGTAGAAGGTTATTAAAGTGATTAATTATTGGGTAATAATTACTACTAGGTTctaaaaaaagtctttttagTTTGCATAAGGCGTCAGGAAATACTTAATAAGAGTACACTTTCCTGGAGAATAATATTGACAAAGCAAACCTTTCCTGTGATCAGTCTGAAATATCATAGTGAGTGTCCACTGGCTCTAAGTTGCCATCCTCCAGGTAAGAATATATAAACTTTCACCCCTTTTCAAAATAAGGagaaaatcagcttttttttttttttctggatacaTAAACAAATGCAACATGttttcaaaaggaaatgaaGGCCAGCCATGAGAATAAGATAAATGACTAATCATGTGCACTGCCACAGTGTTAGTATTTTCCaaatataaatgtttttattttaaaactttagtCAATAAATCCTGTTAGTGAAATCAGTCTAAAGCTTGGTAGTTTAAGGATAAGGTTGTATTTCTAAATGAAGATGAGAAGTTGATGGAATTGATAGCTATTGCAAATACCATAAAGTTGGTGCAAAATTTGATGAAGTGGTTTGCAAAATCCTTGTGGGGGCAGAAGTTACTTGCTGTACTAAAAGCTGgataaaataataaacacttGCACTTTACTTGTGGATCTCTTTCACAGCCCTTGACCTTGTGGAACAGTTAAAACACTCTTGAGAAAGTGGTTATTTTGCTGAGGAGAGTATTAGGGAAAATAATAAGTGGTGAACTGTCAGCACATTTCCCATCCATAGGTAGTATAGGTTCACATTGATGAGAATTCCCTTGTTAAACAAATTGTTATGCAAACAAGGCTATAGGGACTAAAAAATCTAAATGCATATGAACTCCAATTTTAGATGTACACATTACAATccatatattttcttctttcccagcttcaaaggaatattttggcatctaATCCCAGAGTCACAAGATTCCACATTAATTGGGAGGACAACACTGAAAAACTGGAAGATGCAGAGAGCAGTAACCCAAATCTACAGTCCTTGCTTTCCACAGATGCATTACCTTCAGCATCAAAGGGGTGGTCAACATCAGAAAATTCACTAAATGTTATGTTAGAATCTCATATGGACTGCATGTGACTAACCACCATCCTTTTGGTACTGTATATGTGTTAAACTGTAAAAACAACCAGAACTATTTCCTTCAAATTCCATAAGTACATAGTTGAAGCAATGTGAAGAACTTGTTTTAAAACATCCTGTAGAaagtttataaaaaaaaaaaactaaaaaaaacccaacaaacaaacagtaTTTGAGCAGATTGTGAAATATAAATACAACTATTTTTAAgtaattgccttttttttttctaatgtgtTATTCTATGTGGTCTAAACCAAACCTGATTAAAGTGTATGTATTCTCTCCCCTCCCCCCTTATTTTGTAAGCACTGTTAAAAGCTTAAAAAAGTTAAAACATTCAGGCAAAATGAAGGAATAATGCCATGTCCTCATCTCTGCTATCCAGATTGCCAAATAATAAAGTGCCCTTTAATAGCAtcttaagaaaaaaactgaCATAAAGTGCAAAGAAAGAAAGTATCTCTTAATAACAAAGTCCAAAAATGTCCTTTTGCTCTGAAAGCAGACAGCACAGTATAATTTTAGGTGCAagcttcttttcctttcaaggCACATACTTGTTACTTAAAGCCTGCAATTTGAGATTTACCATCTGCTATCTTggattttaggatttttttttttaatctcctgctgctgctgtttagTCAAACTGTGGTTTTGTTCAGGACAGTGTTTCATGTGGATTGGGGTAGGTACCTCAGGACAGAACCCTTTTTCAGCCACCCTCATAGTCTACACAAGTGGTTGGAAGGATGCAAGCAATTATTGGAAGATTCTAAGCCTGAAATCACTAGTGTGAATATCCCAAATATGCTCTTCTGTAAGATTATTATGGATCACTATGGGTTAGTATGTTTATTTTCAGGCATGCTTTATTGTAGTCTTTTTCAATAGCAGTAAGGAGTTTGggtgttttctttcattttcttgaaACACCTGGAATTTTcaatttctctgttttctgtttgctgGTATAAACCCTGTTGTGGCAGGCATGACACACTCAAGAATACATTACTTGCCTGGAAGCTCTTGCACTGAGACATCCCTATTACCTGAGGCATCCTTGAAGATAAAAGGAACGAAGCAGTAGCCTGTCAAGACTTAAGTCATTATTATGACACTTAAGAATTTAGTTATCTTTCTAATCCTCATTAGCCTTATTTATATTTACTGTGCCTGTATGTGCATTTAAATTGTAATCTGTCGTGCCAGATTACGGGAATATAGTTCTATTTACTAG
The genomic region above belongs to Passer domesticus isolate bPasDom1 chromosome 3, bPasDom1.hap1, whole genome shotgun sequence and contains:
- the ASF1A gene encoding histone chaperone ASF1A isoform X1 is translated as MAKVQVNNVVVLDNPSPFYNPFQFEITFECIEDLSEDLEWKIIYVGSAESEEYDQVLDSVLVGPVPAGRHMFVFQADAPNPGLIPDADAVGVTVVLITCTYRGQEFIRVGYYVNNEYTETELRENPPVKPDFSKLQRNILASNPRVTRFHINWEDNTEKLEDAESSNPNLQSLLSTDALPSASKGWSTSENSLNVMLESHMDCM
- the ASF1A gene encoding histone chaperone ASF1A isoform X2, whose product is MYFPDLEWKIIYVGSAESEEYDQVLDSVLVGPVPAGRHMFVFQADAPNPGLIPDADAVGVTVVLITCTYRGQEFIRVGYYVNNEYTETELRENPPVKPDFSKLQRNILASNPRVTRFHINWEDNTEKLEDAESSNPNLQSLLSTDALPSASKGWSTSENSLNVMLESHMDCM
- the ASF1A gene encoding histone chaperone ASF1A isoform X3, yielding MFVFQADAPNPGLIPDADAVGVTVVLITCTYRGQEFIRVGYYVNNEYTETELRENPPVKPDFSKLQRNILASNPRVTRFHINWEDNTEKLEDAESSNPNLQSLLSTDALPSASKGWSTSENSLNVMLESHMDCM